In Arsenicicoccus dermatophilus, a genomic segment contains:
- a CDS encoding DUF1684 domain-containing protein: MTTENSTPAAEHQRWREARHAAVTGPHGNLALVGFLQVTEEPERLEQIPATVWRVGDADGIMVTADAADEVRLDGELVDGDRAWARLRPDGTPILTWQGLAADAFSLDGSAFEVRVYDPSAPRRAEFERIDCYDYDPELVVPARFVRDAEVHAVPWEFSRGSDSGALKQVPGSVRFTLGGEEHELAGFLDGRVLVIVFADATTGPESYAPGRFLKLDIPQDGELELDFNQAFVPPCGFSDFYSCPLPPAGNRLSVPVRGGERRVIWREQQQA, from the coding sequence ATGACCACCGAGAACAGCACCCCCGCCGCCGAGCACCAGCGCTGGCGCGAGGCCCGTCACGCCGCCGTCACCGGACCGCACGGCAACCTCGCCCTCGTGGGCTTCCTGCAGGTCACCGAGGAGCCGGAGCGGCTCGAGCAGATCCCGGCGACGGTATGGCGCGTCGGTGACGCCGACGGGATCATGGTCACCGCCGACGCCGCCGACGAGGTCCGCCTCGACGGGGAGCTCGTGGACGGCGACCGGGCCTGGGCCCGGCTGCGTCCCGACGGCACCCCGATCCTGACCTGGCAGGGCCTCGCCGCCGATGCCTTCTCGCTGGACGGCTCCGCCTTCGAGGTCCGCGTCTACGACCCCTCCGCCCCTCGTCGCGCCGAGTTCGAGCGCATCGACTGCTACGACTACGACCCCGAGCTGGTGGTCCCGGCCCGCTTCGTCCGCGATGCCGAGGTGCACGCGGTGCCGTGGGAGTTCAGCCGTGGCAGCGACAGCGGCGCGCTCAAGCAGGTGCCCGGCAGCGTGCGGTTCACCCTGGGTGGCGAGGAGCACGAGCTCGCGGGCTTCCTCGACGGCCGGGTGCTCGTCATCGTCTTCGCCGATGCCACCACGGGTCCCGAGTCCTACGCGCCCGGTCGCTTCCTCAAGCTCGACATCCCGCAGGACGGCGAGCTGGAGCTCGACTTCAACCAGGCCTTCGTGCCGCCGTGCGGGTTCTCGGACTTCTACTCCTGCCCGCTGCCGCCCGCCGGGAACCGGCTCAGTGTGCCCGTCCGTGGCGGGGAACGGCGTGTGATCTGGCGCGAGCAGCAGCAAGCCTGA